From a single Chitinophaga sp. Cy-1792 genomic region:
- a CDS encoding RagB/SusD family nutrient uptake outer membrane protein, which produces MTKHHFSIRQLLVVGLMTLCLACQKGEITSLNTPTTGDITKNPSKSDLNNLVSGAESGLRQNIGFYMDDIGIIGREIYHFSSSEPRYTTDLLGGGSKVLDNNTFYLTNPWSARYQVIRQAYLILEGAKNSTSISDAERKGYTGFAKTLIGYQLLLNLTLTDANGIRIPSADPSAIGPVITNVPAAQDSILKYLQDGATDLSGAAVVFSLSHGFSGFADAAGLLKFNKAIAARVDAYRQNWAAVLTDLNGSFFDLNGSFTTGVYHFFSTNGGDQTNPLYLPLNNTGEIRAAHPSFATDIIAGDDRINKTAVRAVIASQAGLSSSRDVNLWSSLSSPVTIIRNEELILLYAEAKIQLAQFPDAIVALNKIRTGHNLPPYPGASTPSALITELLYERRYSLFMEGHRWIDLRRYNLLNTIPIDRPDDDVWSKFPLPQSEVNI; this is translated from the coding sequence ATGACAAAACATCATTTTTCAATAAGACAGCTGCTCGTTGTTGGCCTGATGACGTTATGCCTTGCCTGTCAGAAAGGGGAAATCACCAGTTTGAATACCCCTACCACCGGAGATATCACCAAAAATCCGAGTAAGAGTGACCTTAACAACCTCGTATCAGGCGCGGAATCGGGGCTACGACAAAACATAGGTTTCTACATGGACGATATTGGTATTATTGGCAGAGAGATCTACCATTTTTCCAGTTCTGAGCCCAGGTATACCACTGATTTACTGGGTGGTGGCAGCAAGGTACTGGATAACAATACCTTTTACCTGACCAACCCATGGTCCGCCCGATACCAGGTAATCCGGCAGGCATACCTGATTTTAGAGGGGGCCAAAAACAGCACCAGTATCAGTGATGCAGAACGTAAGGGTTATACCGGTTTTGCCAAAACCCTGATTGGTTATCAGTTATTACTAAACCTTACGCTTACCGATGCCAATGGTATCCGTATTCCTTCAGCAGATCCGAGTGCCATTGGGCCGGTGATTACCAATGTGCCTGCTGCACAGGATAGCATTCTGAAGTACCTCCAGGACGGGGCTACCGATCTTTCAGGCGCTGCTGTTGTCTTTTCTTTGTCACACGGATTCAGTGGCTTTGCGGATGCAGCAGGATTACTGAAATTTAATAAAGCAATTGCCGCGAGAGTAGACGCTTACCGACAGAACTGGGCGGCAGTATTAACAGACCTGAACGGCTCCTTTTTCGACCTGAATGGCTCTTTTACAACCGGCGTTTATCACTTCTTCTCTACCAACGGAGGAGACCAGACAAATCCCCTGTACTTACCGCTTAATAATACCGGTGAAATCAGGGCGGCACATCCTTCTTTTGCGACTGATATCATTGCCGGCGACGACAGGATCAATAAAACAGCGGTGCGTGCCGTAATAGCCAGTCAGGCGGGTTTAAGCAGCAGCCGGGACGTAAATCTCTGGTCTTCGCTGAGTTCGCCTGTGACGATCATCCGTAATGAAGAATTGATTTTACTGTATGCAGAAGCAAAAATCCAGCTGGCACAATTTCCGGATGCCATCGTAGCCTTAAACAAGATCAGGACCGGTCATAATCTGCCACCGTACCCCGGAGCGAGTACACCATCAGCACTGATTACAGAGCTGTTGTATGAGCGTAGATATTCATTGTTTATGGAAGGACATCGCTGGATAGATTTAAGAAGATATAATCTTTTGAATACTATTCCGATAGACAGACCCGATGATGATGTATGGAGTAAGTTTCCGCTTCCGCAGAGCGAAGTGAATATATAA
- a CDS encoding ABC transporter permease, producing MIKNYLKIAFRNLLKYKVYGALNVAGLAVSIACGIIVFSMVKYHLSFDNFHHNANRIYRIVTEQHRDKINYSSSVPPALGLAVRNDYSYAEAIARTVSAQDMLVTVQTTKGLTKSNERDFIYAEPSFLQIFNLPLVSGNKKDVLAEPNTAVITETAARRLFGTTDVVGKVMRLDNVIPVRVTGVLKDLPVNTDLRAQVVASWQTIRTYNEWYLHNDSWGGISSDLQCYALLRPDVSIAAMEKDMDAYVPKFRAGNKNVHHYKLQPLSDMHFDSRYGGAMEKKNLWVLSLIGTFLLIAACINFINLATAQALGRSREVGIRKALGSQRFQLFWQFIAETGLITVAATLTAVFIAMSAMPKVNDLFHAQIQLNLLKDPALPGFLLLMMVMVTFMAGAYPGLILSGFKPVAALKGKLSMQQIGGFNTRRSLIVLQFSISLVLIIAMLVISRQMSYTRQFDLGFDKEAVVMVPRASENPDISMYSLRDQLAAIPGVQQVSLCYAAPSSETAWNNSIRFDNRSEDEDFRVSIKSIDEHYFAAFGLKVIAGKNLFKADSAREMIINETMLRKLGLTSPEQAIGKSMVFAGESASAPIVGVVADFHDRSLHEDIGAVAFTTLPNMYQDYAVKVNASQLSTIMPAIEKTWSTMYPEKVYTYKFLDDYIGYFYQTETDMLQIIRIFSFIAIFIACLGLYGLVTFMVAQKRKEIGIRKVLGSNVSGILWLFGKEFGRLILLAFAFAAPLSWWLMSNWLKDFRFHTELSVMTFVSAIFLTLLIAAVTVSLQSAKAAMMNPIRSLRSE from the coding sequence ATGATAAAAAACTATTTAAAAATAGCTTTCAGGAACCTGTTAAAATACAAGGTTTATGGGGCACTGAATGTAGCAGGGCTCGCAGTCAGTATTGCCTGTGGCATCATCGTATTTTCAATGGTGAAATACCACCTGAGCTTTGATAATTTCCACCATAACGCCAACAGGATTTACAGAATAGTCACAGAACAGCATAGAGATAAAATTAATTACAGCAGCAGTGTGCCTCCGGCGCTAGGACTCGCCGTCCGTAATGATTACAGCTATGCTGAAGCGATTGCCAGAACCGTATCTGCACAGGATATGCTGGTGACCGTGCAAACTACAAAAGGCCTCACTAAATCCAATGAACGCGACTTTATTTATGCGGAGCCTTCTTTTCTCCAGATATTTAATCTTCCCCTGGTAAGCGGCAATAAAAAAGATGTGCTGGCAGAACCTAATACGGCTGTTATAACGGAAACGGCTGCACGCCGTCTCTTTGGTACCACCGATGTGGTAGGTAAAGTAATGCGCCTGGATAATGTTATCCCGGTACGTGTGACCGGCGTTTTAAAAGATCTTCCGGTAAATACCGACCTGCGTGCACAAGTAGTTGCCTCCTGGCAAACCATCAGGACCTACAATGAATGGTACCTGCATAACGACTCCTGGGGCGGCATTTCCTCCGATTTACAGTGTTATGCACTGCTGCGCCCTGATGTCAGCATCGCTGCAATGGAGAAAGACATGGACGCCTATGTGCCTAAATTCAGAGCGGGCAACAAAAATGTGCATCACTATAAATTACAGCCACTGTCCGACATGCACTTCGATAGCCGCTACGGTGGCGCCATGGAGAAGAAAAATCTCTGGGTATTATCCCTTATCGGAACATTCCTGCTCATAGCGGCATGCATTAACTTCATTAACCTCGCCACAGCGCAGGCGCTGGGCAGGTCGAGAGAAGTTGGCATCCGGAAAGCATTGGGCAGCCAGCGTTTTCAGCTGTTCTGGCAGTTTATTGCCGAAACAGGGCTAATAACGGTGGCGGCTACACTGACAGCGGTATTTATCGCGATGTCGGCCATGCCGAAAGTGAATGATTTATTCCATGCGCAAATTCAGCTTAATCTCCTCAAAGACCCGGCACTGCCAGGTTTCCTGCTGTTGATGATGGTTATGGTAACTTTCATGGCCGGCGCCTATCCCGGGCTGATTCTTTCCGGATTCAAGCCCGTGGCGGCTTTGAAAGGAAAACTTTCCATGCAGCAGATTGGTGGTTTTAACACCCGCAGAAGCCTGATCGTATTACAGTTTTCTATTTCGCTGGTACTGATCATCGCCATGCTGGTGATTTCCCGCCAGATGAGCTATACCCGCCAGTTCGATCTGGGCTTCGATAAAGAGGCGGTGGTGATGGTGCCAAGGGCATCAGAGAACCCTGATATCAGTATGTATTCCCTCCGCGATCAGCTGGCGGCAATCCCGGGCGTACAGCAGGTTTCGCTGTGCTATGCTGCGCCATCTTCCGAAACGGCCTGGAATAACAGTATCCGCTTCGATAACAGAAGTGAAGACGAAGATTTCAGGGTCAGTATTAAAAGTATTGATGAACATTATTTCGCTGCTTTCGGCCTGAAAGTGATAGCAGGCAAAAATCTCTTTAAAGCTGATTCTGCCAGGGAGATGATTATTAACGAAACGATGCTACGTAAGCTGGGACTGACTTCTCCCGAACAGGCCATTGGGAAGTCAATGGTATTTGCCGGCGAGTCTGCCAGCGCCCCGATCGTTGGCGTAGTGGCTGATTTTCACGACCGTTCCCTGCACGAAGACATCGGTGCGGTTGCCTTTACCACATTGCCAAATATGTACCAGGATTATGCCGTGAAAGTGAATGCCAGTCAGCTTTCCACGATCATGCCGGCCATAGAAAAGACCTGGAGCACTATGTACCCCGAAAAAGTATATACCTACAAGTTCCTGGATGATTATATCGGCTACTTCTACCAGACGGAAACAGATATGCTGCAAATTATCCGCATATTCTCGTTCATCGCTATTTTCATCGCCTGCCTGGGCCTGTATGGCCTGGTAACCTTCATGGTGGCGCAGAAACGAAAGGAAATAGGTATCCGGAAGGTCCTGGGCAGTAATGTTTCAGGAATACTCTGGCTGTTTGGAAAAGAGTTTGGAAGACTGATATTGCTGGCTTTTGCTTTTGCCGCACCGCTGAGCTGGTGGCTGATGAGCAACTGGCTCAAAGACTTCCGCTTTCATACAGAATTGTCGGTGATGACCTTTGTTTCCGCTATTTTCCTGACCTTACTCATTGCTGCGGTAACCGTCTCTTTACAGAGTGCCAAAGCCGCCATGATGAACCCTATCAGGAGTCTCCGTAGCGAATAG
- a CDS encoding SusC/RagA family TonB-linked outer membrane protein, whose product MLLPKLTLLVTLLACSTLLFAQQNITGKAQDAVNGHPLPGVTIRIPNTNHGTVTDAEGKFSISSPTASTTLVFTYTGYKTRTMNVAAGSGPLVVKLDEDFARLDEVVVTGMATTVKRRNLANAVATISAKELSGTAPAQTFDAALSGKIPGALITANSGAPGGGISVKLRGITSVFGNSQPLYIVDGVFFNNSSIPAGLNDVTGAATAGNPNNQDNPSSRIADLNPNDIENIEILKGASAAALYGAKAAAGVVIITTKKGKSGQTKISVNQETGFVKVRHLMGVRAFTAETAADLAGPASSTDPAVIAGRANYSALFKAAQSAGKIYDYEKELYGQTGMISNTNIAVSGGSEKTTFYLSANRRKEDGIIKNTGYLNSSVRLNIDHKISDRVSLSVTTNYINSSADRSITNNDNNGVSLGVALSSTPGWVDLHPDANGIYPNNPFAASNPLQTRDKMTNNELTNRFVGGGTLDAIFQQNKVSTTKLLIRGGVDYFNFKTAAIFPRDLQFEASSTLGHSIQGNTNNMNTNLAGMLINTFNPNSNVNLTSTLGATYETGNFDNIQVSATNITNGQTNVDQSGNSTPGQFRQKYRDNGIFLQEDLTLIDALTLSGGVRFDRSTNNGDYLKFYTFPKGAFSWNLAKMGFWHSGTVDNLKIRAAYGQSGNVPPYGSKFTSMKSSNIDALPGILTDNLRGNADIKPERQTELESGVDVSFLNGRISLEATYYNKKIYDMLLRHVLPASSGYVSEWKNSGDLSNQGVELGLTVIPVNTAKVKWVSNINWWKNKSKVTKLTIPPFAIGAFGNSLGTFYMEEGASATQIKGITADGSLKVIGNSEPKFQMSWFNEVTLLKNLSVRFLLHWKKGGDNINLTQLLTDLGATTFDYDDMIGGQKAGVYRSGAGDASIYVQDASYIRIREIGVYYNIPLTKVKYIKGLRVGVSANNFFTWTKYVGYDPEVSNFGSNTITTTQSRGSNGLSMGVDVMPYPASKRASFHIGVDF is encoded by the coding sequence TCTACCTAAACTCACCCTCCTGGTGACTTTACTGGCATGTAGTACCCTGTTGTTTGCACAGCAGAATATTACAGGTAAAGCACAGGATGCGGTCAACGGACACCCATTACCGGGTGTGACTATCCGGATTCCCAACACTAATCATGGCACCGTCACCGACGCAGAAGGGAAATTCAGTATTTCTTCCCCCACCGCCAGCACAACATTGGTATTTACCTATACGGGATATAAAACCCGTACCATGAATGTAGCTGCAGGCAGTGGACCTTTAGTGGTAAAGCTCGATGAAGATTTCGCCCGCCTTGATGAAGTAGTGGTGACTGGTATGGCCACCACGGTCAAAAGACGAAACCTTGCCAACGCCGTAGCTACCATCTCGGCAAAAGAACTCAGTGGTACGGCCCCGGCACAGACCTTCGACGCTGCACTTAGCGGAAAAATCCCCGGCGCCCTCATTACCGCTAACTCCGGCGCTCCCGGTGGCGGTATCTCCGTCAAATTACGTGGTATCACCTCTGTTTTCGGTAACTCACAGCCACTGTACATCGTAGACGGTGTATTCTTCAACAACAGCAGTATTCCCGCAGGCCTCAATGATGTCACCGGGGCAGCAACTGCCGGGAATCCTAACAACCAGGATAACCCTTCCAGTCGCATTGCAGACCTCAACCCTAACGATATTGAAAACATCGAGATCCTCAAGGGAGCCTCTGCAGCTGCACTCTATGGCGCCAAAGCAGCAGCCGGCGTGGTAATCATCACTACAAAAAAAGGTAAAAGCGGTCAGACAAAAATTTCCGTCAACCAGGAAACCGGTTTTGTAAAAGTAAGACACCTGATGGGTGTACGCGCCTTTACTGCCGAAACGGCTGCCGACCTCGCAGGACCCGCGTCCAGCACAGATCCGGCAGTGATTGCAGGTAGAGCCAATTACAGTGCATTGTTCAAGGCAGCACAAAGCGCCGGCAAAATTTATGACTATGAGAAAGAACTCTATGGTCAGACAGGCATGATCTCCAATACCAATATTGCGGTAAGCGGAGGCTCTGAAAAAACAACCTTCTATCTCTCTGCCAACAGAAGAAAAGAAGATGGTATCATTAAAAATACCGGCTATCTCAACAGTTCCGTACGCCTCAATATCGATCATAAAATTTCTGATCGTGTATCCCTGAGCGTTACCACAAACTATATCAATTCATCGGCAGACAGAAGTATTACCAATAACGACAACAACGGCGTAAGCTTAGGAGTGGCCCTATCTTCCACACCAGGCTGGGTAGATCTTCATCCTGATGCCAATGGTATCTATCCGAACAATCCCTTTGCTGCCAGTAACCCGCTGCAAACAAGGGATAAGATGACCAACAATGAGCTCACCAATCGCTTTGTGGGCGGTGGTACATTAGACGCCATCTTCCAGCAGAATAAAGTATCTACGACCAAATTACTAATCCGCGGTGGCGTGGACTATTTCAACTTCAAAACAGCGGCCATTTTCCCGCGTGACCTCCAGTTTGAAGCCAGTTCTACATTAGGCCATAGTATCCAGGGTAACACCAACAACATGAATACCAACCTGGCCGGTATGCTGATCAATACCTTCAATCCCAACAGCAACGTAAATCTGACCAGTACCTTAGGCGCCACCTACGAAACCGGTAATTTCGACAATATACAGGTCAGTGCCACCAACATCACCAATGGCCAGACGAACGTAGACCAAAGCGGCAACAGCACCCCGGGACAATTCCGGCAGAAATACAGGGACAACGGTATCTTCCTGCAGGAAGACCTTACACTGATAGACGCCCTGACACTGAGTGGCGGCGTGCGTTTCGACAGATCTACCAACAATGGCGACTACCTTAAATTCTATACTTTCCCTAAAGGTGCCTTTTCCTGGAACCTTGCCAAAATGGGCTTCTGGCATTCCGGTACGGTGGATAACCTGAAGATCCGCGCGGCATATGGACAGTCAGGAAACGTACCTCCTTACGGCAGTAAGTTTACCAGCATGAAATCCAGCAATATCGATGCGTTGCCCGGTATTCTGACCGATAACCTCAGAGGAAACGCGGATATTAAACCTGAAAGGCAGACCGAGCTGGAATCAGGTGTGGATGTGAGTTTCCTGAATGGACGTATCAGTCTGGAAGCCACCTATTACAATAAGAAAATCTATGATATGCTGCTGCGTCACGTATTACCGGCATCTTCCGGGTATGTGAGTGAGTGGAAAAACAGTGGCGACCTGAGCAACCAGGGCGTGGAACTGGGCCTGACAGTTATCCCTGTCAATACTGCTAAAGTGAAATGGGTATCCAATATCAACTGGTGGAAAAACAAATCCAAAGTGACCAAACTGACCATTCCTCCATTTGCGATCGGTGCTTTTGGTAACTCCCTGGGAACTTTCTATATGGAAGAAGGAGCTTCCGCCACACAGATCAAAGGTATAACTGCAGATGGTTCCTTAAAGGTGATAGGAAACAGCGAACCTAAGTTCCAGATGAGCTGGTTCAACGAAGTGACCTTACTGAAAAATCTGTCTGTACGTTTTCTGCTCCACTGGAAAAAAGGTGGTGATAATATCAACCTGACACAACTGCTGACAGACCTCGGTGCTACCACATTTGATTATGACGATATGATAGGCGGACAGAAGGCTGGTGTATACCGTTCCGGCGCCGGCGATGCTTCTATTTATGTACAGGATGCTTCGTACATACGCATCCGGGAAATAGGTGTCTATTACAACATCCCATTGACCAAAGTCAAATACATTAAAGGCTTGCGTGTGGGTGTATCTGCCAATAACTTCTTCACCTGGACAAAATATGTGGGCTATGATCCGGAAGTATCCAACTTCGGAAGCAATACCATTACCACCACACAGAGTCGCGGTAGTAACGGGCTTTCAATGGGTGTAGATGTTATGCCTTATCCTGCATCAAAAAGGGCCAGCTTCCATATTGGTGTTGATTTCTGA
- a CDS encoding sugar phosphate isomerase/epimerase, which translates to MSNSNNRRDFLRQMGLATMGLGIFPSLLAACNNGNPSNTGEKKDSTQSAADVHKELFFKISLAEWSFHKALFAGKMNHLDFPLRAKKEFDIHAVEYVNQFFKDKAKDKDYLQQMKQRCDDNGVKSVLIMCDGEGEMGDQDAKKRLQAVENHYKWVEAAQFLGCHAIRVNAAGEGNADDVAKAVVESLTKLASFGKDHGINVIVENHGGNSSNGKWLSNIMKSVNMPNCGTLPDLGNFCIKRSKPENNTPEAWAKTKCLEEYDRYDGVTELMPFAKGVSAKTYDFNDQGEETTIDYTHMLKIVKAAGYTGHIGIEYEGERLSEEDGIRKTKALLQRVGATLS; encoded by the coding sequence ATGAGTAATTCCAACAACCGCCGCGATTTCCTTCGCCAGATGGGACTCGCTACCATGGGACTCGGCATTTTCCCCTCGCTGCTAGCTGCCTGTAATAACGGGAATCCTTCCAATACCGGAGAAAAGAAAGATAGTACACAGTCTGCCGCTGATGTGCATAAAGAGCTTTTCTTTAAAATATCACTGGCAGAATGGTCCTTCCATAAGGCACTGTTTGCAGGGAAAATGAATCACCTCGACTTCCCGCTGCGTGCTAAAAAAGAATTTGATATCCACGCAGTAGAATATGTTAACCAGTTCTTTAAAGACAAAGCGAAGGACAAGGACTACCTGCAGCAGATGAAGCAACGTTGCGACGATAACGGTGTTAAAAGCGTACTTATCATGTGCGATGGTGAAGGTGAAATGGGCGACCAGGATGCGAAGAAAAGATTGCAGGCCGTGGAAAATCATTATAAATGGGTAGAAGCTGCCCAATTCCTGGGCTGCCACGCCATCCGCGTAAATGCAGCAGGAGAGGGTAATGCGGACGATGTCGCCAAAGCAGTGGTGGAGTCGCTGACTAAATTGGCTTCCTTCGGAAAAGACCATGGTATCAACGTAATCGTAGAAAACCACGGAGGAAATTCTTCCAATGGTAAATGGTTAAGTAATATCATGAAGTCGGTTAATATGCCTAACTGCGGCACATTGCCGGATCTGGGCAACTTCTGCATCAAACGCTCCAAACCGGAAAATAATACGCCGGAAGCCTGGGCGAAAACCAAATGCCTCGAGGAATATGACCGCTACGATGGCGTTACTGAACTCATGCCTTTCGCCAAAGGTGTCAGCGCTAAAACATATGACTTCAACGACCAGGGCGAAGAAACTACCATCGACTATACCCATATGCTGAAAATTGTGAAGGCAGCCGGTTATACCGGACATATCGGTATTGAATATGAAGGCGAACGCCTCTCAGAAGAAGACGGTATCCGTAAAACAAAAGCGTTGCTCCAGCGTGTGGGCGCAACCCTGAGCTAA
- a CDS encoding proline dehydrogenase family protein, giving the protein MEKQLSLSFDNTAIAFEAKTDKDLKKANFLFSNIGKPWLVKLGATFTPIAFKLGLPIKGIIKNTIFSQFCGGETLEEAAHTALQLGNYHVGVALDYGVEAMEGEENYDHAVPEFVRAIKYAASRPDIPFIAIKITGFARFSLLEKIHAKTPLSTEEQQEFERVRKRVHAIAEAAALHNVGILVDAEESWIQQPVDDLTDEMMSLFNKKKVIIFNTFQMYRHDRLEFLKKSLDTAVKGDYLLGAKLVRGAYMEKENKRAAENNYPTPIQPSKEATDRDYDAGVAFCMNNLDKLGLFVGTHNENSCMQAAKLLHAKEVPHNTDRVSFSQLLGMSDNITFNLAHAGYNVSKYLPYGPVKDVMPYLIRRAQENTSIAGQMGRELGLIRKEMKRRGI; this is encoded by the coding sequence ATGGAAAAGCAGCTATCTTTATCATTCGATAATACGGCTATTGCATTTGAGGCAAAAACCGACAAAGACCTGAAAAAAGCCAACTTTCTCTTCTCTAACATAGGGAAACCCTGGCTTGTTAAATTAGGCGCCACGTTTACTCCCATCGCATTCAAACTGGGATTACCGATCAAAGGAATCATTAAAAATACCATCTTCTCACAATTCTGTGGTGGTGAAACACTGGAAGAAGCTGCTCACACAGCATTACAGCTGGGAAACTACCATGTAGGTGTAGCACTGGATTACGGTGTGGAAGCCATGGAAGGTGAGGAAAACTACGATCATGCTGTACCGGAGTTTGTACGTGCGATCAAATATGCTGCTTCCCGTCCTGATATTCCTTTTATCGCGATCAAAATTACCGGTTTTGCCCGTTTCAGTCTCCTGGAAAAGATCCATGCAAAAACGCCGCTTTCCACTGAAGAACAACAGGAATTTGAACGTGTCCGCAAACGTGTACATGCTATCGCGGAAGCTGCTGCACTCCATAATGTAGGTATCCTCGTAGACGCGGAAGAATCCTGGATTCAACAGCCGGTAGACGATCTGACCGACGAAATGATGTCCCTCTTCAACAAGAAAAAAGTTATCATTTTCAATACCTTCCAGATGTACCGCCACGACAGACTGGAATTCCTGAAAAAATCGCTGGACACAGCCGTGAAAGGTGATTACCTGCTCGGCGCCAAACTGGTTCGCGGTGCTTACATGGAAAAAGAAAATAAACGTGCGGCAGAAAACAACTACCCTACGCCGATCCAGCCCAGCAAAGAAGCTACGGACAGAGATTACGATGCAGGTGTTGCTTTTTGTATGAATAACCTGGATAAACTGGGATTATTTGTTGGTACACACAACGAAAACAGCTGTATGCAGGCTGCTAAGTTGCTCCATGCGAAAGAGGTGCCACATAACACAGACAGAGTGAGCTTCTCCCAGCTGCTGGGCATGAGCGATAACATCACCTTCAACCTGGCACACGCAGGCTATAATGTTTCAAAATACCTGCCTTACGGCCCTGTAAAAGACGTAATGCCCTACCTGATCCGTCGTGCACAGGAAAATACTTCCATTGCCGGCCAGATGGGACGCGAATTAGGTCTTATCCGCAAGGAAATGAAAAGACGCGGCATTTAA
- a CDS encoding FecR family protein, with translation MPFKIDTCFSIPFLRNTGVLLLLGLAACHNPAQKENKQAGLAEFETPGSKYQTYSGETGARKYITLPDSSTVILNSASTLSVPDNYQQGHRRLLLDGDAWFEVKPDTAVFSVVTDKLTTEVLGTSFRVRSFTSQQGATVHLYTGKIKVSKSYHSSTDNQPEILETGQMILANKEIDLMEKETYKPEEARLWLADSLQLNGSANMMFWRTLEDWYGVDISVTGNGGGNSEVHELFVKATLQQVLDKLSKQLQFKYTITENKVTIKY, from the coding sequence ATGCCATTTAAAATTGATACCTGCTTTTCTATACCTTTTCTCCGGAATACCGGCGTTTTACTCCTTTTAGGCCTGGCTGCCTGTCATAACCCTGCCCAAAAGGAGAACAAACAGGCTGGCCTCGCTGAATTTGAAACACCAGGGAGCAAGTATCAGACTTATTCCGGGGAAACCGGCGCCAGGAAATATATAACGCTTCCAGACAGCTCTACAGTTATCCTCAATTCCGCCTCTACCCTATCTGTACCGGATAACTATCAGCAGGGCCACCGCAGGTTATTACTGGATGGCGATGCCTGGTTTGAAGTAAAACCTGATACCGCAGTATTCAGTGTGGTTACCGATAAACTCACCACCGAAGTATTAGGCACCAGTTTCAGAGTACGTAGCTTTACCAGCCAGCAGGGTGCAACGGTTCATCTCTACACCGGAAAAATTAAGGTGAGCAAATCTTATCATTCATCTACCGACAACCAACCAGAAATACTGGAAACGGGACAAATGATACTTGCCAATAAGGAAATTGACCTGATGGAAAAAGAAACCTATAAGCCGGAAGAAGCCAGGCTTTGGCTGGCAGATTCGCTACAGCTCAATGGCAGCGCCAACATGATGTTCTGGCGTACGCTGGAAGACTGGTATGGCGTAGATATCAGCGTTACCGGCAACGGCGGCGGCAATAGTGAAGTACATGAACTTTTCGTGAAAGCCACCCTGCAACAGGTGCTGGATAAATTAAGCAAACAGCTCCAATTCAAATACACCATTACTGAAAATAAAGTGACGATCAAATATTGA